A region from the Rhizoctonia solani chromosome 13, complete sequence genome encodes:
- a CDS encoding pectate lyase has translation MTLPPIQGLVKIDSYCVQDFGKLCRSCGNCSSQTKRQVQISQVIAKNGKLLAGVNSNYGDVATIDTKSNSYTSVKSICDTFQGNSSGKEPTTLTKNQSNSNCKFRRQLFEPNFSGLAELGVVFDFTHSLPNMTSFTHYTSFDTTLNVSEPRVLQALVTYLFEANNTS, from the exons ATGACTTTACCACCAATTCAAGGCCTTGTCAAGATCGACTCATACTGCGTCCAGGACTTTGGCAAGCTCTGCCGCTCGTGCGGCAACTGCAGCTCCCAGACTAAGCGTCAGGTACAAATCAGCCAGGTGATTGCCAAGAACGGAAAACTCCTTGCTGGTGTCAACTCGAATTATGGCGATGTCGCGACTATTGATACCAAGTCGAACTCCTACACAAGCGTCAAGTCGATTTGCGACACGTTCCAGGGTAACAGCAGCGGCAAAGAACCCACCACTCTGACCAAGAATCAGTCCAACTCCAA CTGTAAGTTCCGAAGGCAATTGTTTGAGCCGAACTTCTCAGGGTTGGCCGAACTCGGCGTTGTATTTGACTTTACTCATAGTTTACCGAATATGACCTCATTTACTCATTACACATCGTTCGATACAACTCTGAACGTCTCAGAGCCTCGAGTACTTCAAGCACTTGTTACATACTTGTTTGAAGCCAATAACACTTCTTGA
- a CDS encoding pectate lyase, translating to MVQLSLATFAIVAGMFAQTALAAPSEKRAASCSFPNPSASTNVKLSAARTIKAGETFDGKNLRYGRGVKCGGQKEGGTKDAVFILESGATLANAVIGVDQNEGVHCQGPCTIRNVWFEDVCEDAITIRQSSGTSTITGGGAKSASDKVVQHNGGGLVKIDSYCVQDFGKLYRSCGNCGTQVKRQVQISNIIARNGKLLAGVNSNFGDVATIDTKTNSYTSLTSVCDTFQGNNKGDEPTTLTKNKANARLFKLVGTESILTNLEILRISLAIPSMNTVPDPVPFISAFLTPTMVEIDHSRQAHRYMEPYILSHLVSTIAQQSPHLRSLKLSNVAEQTRMGPIHAGQLANSLAQLRNLRILGIGPVALDPQVLAALGSLPYLESLTLSEPYDPLGLFSLERIDKPPYESLPHDSFPSLWHLEINPHFTSDSANQTWNIVSLFQHLTSIYVRINTHVTQAHICGFVRSICQGSPLVTTLRLDYDNNSSGYVSWVSAEIMDSLAQLPLRRLWLVGKGGYYDAPRWDSEQLALALPKLEDLRIRNYLFTFNDLVFMAKHMPRLQQLSLSVHLNNWPSIDELHTLRLSSSLSRLHFNMHIFRNDLYALETSFGLSDNFSKTIAA from the exons ATGGTTCAGCTCTCGCTCGCTACCTTTGCCATCGTCGCCGGCATGTTCGCTCAGACCGCGCTCGCGGCTCCTTCGGAGAAGCGCGCGGCCAGCTGCTCGTTCCCCAACCCATCCGCATCTACCAACGTCAAGCTGTCCGCAGCTCGCACCATCAAGGCTGGCGAGACCTTCGACG GCAAGAACCTCCGCTACGGCCGtggtgtcaagtgcggcggTCAGAAGGAGGGCGGCACCAAGGACgccgtcttcatcctcgagTCCGGTGCTACTCTCGC CAACGCCGTGATCGGTGTGGACCAGAACGAGGGTGTGCACTGCCAGGGCCCTTGCACCATCCGCAACGTCTGGTTCGAGGACGTGTGCgaggacgccatcaccatcaGGCAGAGCTCCGGCACCTCCACCATCACCGGTGGAGGCGCCAAGAGTGCGTCCGACAAGGTCGTCCAGCACAACGGCGGAG GCCTCGTCAAGATCGACTCGTACTGCGTCCAGGACTTCGGCAAGCTCTACCGCTCGTGCGGCAACTGCGGCACCCAGGTCAAACGTCAGGTGCAGATCAGCAACATCATCGCTCGCAACGGCAAGTTGCTTGCAGGCGTGAACTCGAACTTCGGAGACGTAGCGACGATCGACACCAAGACGAACTCGTACACCAGCCTGACGTCAGTGTGTGACACGTTCCAGGGCAACAACAAGGGCGACGAGCCGACGACGCTGACCAAGAACAAGGCCAACGCTAG GCTATTCAAACTCGTCGGCACAGAGTCTATCCTAACGAATCTCGAAATCCTGAGAATATCCTTGGCCATACCTAGTATGAACACAGTTCCAGACCCGGTACCATTTATTTCAGCATTCTTGACGCCGACTATGGTAGAAATCGACCACTCCCGTCAGGCCCATCGTTACATGGAACCATATATTCTATCTCATCTAGTCTCTACAATTGCACAACAGTCCCCACATCTCCGCTCGCTGAAGTTGAGTAATGTTGCTGAGCAGACCCGTATGGGACCCATTCACGCGGGTCAACTAGCCAACTCgctggcccagctccgtaaCCTTCGTATTCTTGGCATTGGTCCCGTGGCTTTAGATCCTCAAGTGCTAGCAGCCCTTGGTAGCTTACCCTACCTCGAGTCTCTTACTCTGAGCGAGCCCTATGATCCCCTAGGACTCTTTAGTTTGGAAAGGATAGACAAACCACCGTATGAATCTCTTCCTCATGATAGCTTCCCCTCTCTTTGGCACTTAGAAATCAACCCTCATTTTACATCTGACTCAGCGAATCAAACGTGGAATATTGTTTCTCTCTTCCAACACCTTACCTCCATTTATGTGCGAATAAATACACACGTGACACAAGCCCATATCTGCGGCTTTGTACGTTCTATTTGCCAGGGTAGTCCACTGGTGACAACCTTGCGCTTAGATTATGATAATAATTCCTCAGGATATGTATCATGGGTTTCTGCCGAGATAATGGATAGCCTGGCGCAGTTACCTCTACGTCGCTTGTGGCTGGTAGGAAAGGGCGGATATTATGATGCACCACGCTGGGATAGTGAGCAACTCGCTCTTGCATTACCAAAATTGGAAGATCTTCGAATACGTAATTACCTTTTTACGTTTAATGACCTCGTATTTATGGCAAAACACATGCCCCGACTTCAACAACTTTCGTTGTCGGTTCATCTCAACAACTGGCCATCTATAGACGAACTGCATACCCTTCGCCTATCTTCGTCTCTATCCCGCCTGCACTTTAATATGCACATCTTCCGGAACGATCTTTACGCTCTAGAAACATCATTTGGACTTTCAGATAATTTTTCAAAAACAATAGCCGCGTAA
- a CDS encoding pectate lyase encodes MVQLSLATFAIVAGMFAQTALAAPSEKRAASCSFPNPSASTNVKLSAARTIKAGETFDGKNLRYGRGVKCGGQKEGGTKDAVFILESGATLANAVIGVDQNEGVHCQGPCTIRNVWFEDVCEDAITIRQSSGTSTITGGGAKSASDKVVQHNGGGLVKIDSYCVQDFGKLYRSCGNCGTQVKRQVQISNIIARNGKLLAGVNSNFGDVATIDTKTNSYTSLTSVCDTFQGNNKGDEPTTLTKNKANASCKF; translated from the exons ATGGTTCAGCTCTCGCTCGCTACCTTTGCCATCGTCGCCGGCATGTTCGCTCAGACCGCGCTCGCGGCTCCTTCGGAGAAGCGCGCGGCCAGCTGCTCGTTCCCCAACCCATCCGCATCTACCAACGTCAAGCTGTCCGCAGCTCGCACCATCAAGGCTGGCGAGACCTTCGACG GCAAGAACCTCCGCTACGGCCGtggtgtcaagtgcggcggTCAGAAGGAGGGCGGCACCAAGGACgccgtcttcatcctcgagTCCGGTGCTACTCTCGC CAACGCCGTGATCGGTGTGGACCAGAACGAGGGTGTGCACTGCCAGGGCCCTTGCACCATCCGCAACGTCTGGTTCGAGGACGTGTGCgaggacgccatcaccatcaGGCAGAGCTCCGGCACCTCCACCATCACCGGTGGAGGCGCCAAGAGTGCGTCCGACAAGGTCGTCCAGCACAACGGCGGAG GCCTCGTCAAGATCGACTCGTACTGCGTCCAGGACTTCGGCAAGCTCTACCGCTCGTGCGGCAACTGCGGCACCCAGGTCAAACGTCAGGTGCAGATCAGCAACATCATCGCTCGCAACGGCAAGTTGCTTGCAGGCGTGAACTCGAACTTCGGAGACGTAGCGACGATCGACACCAAGACGAACTCGTACACCAGCCTGACGTCAGTGTGTGACACGTTCCAGGGCAACAACAAGGGCGACGAGCCGACGACGCTGACCAAGAACAAGGCCAACGCTAG ctgcaagttctaa
- a CDS encoding Glycosyltransferase sugar-binding region containing DXD motif — MRTVRIPTKAYIRITVAAILMASLIALSLLEFGSTPIRSAICRSIYPEYASKTVYTTDLAPSINASSLMAHFLAIREGRAVSSSIVPGEIIHQSWKAQDVPPVYHSLVTSWRSAYSKWTYVLWDNGDNRALVETFYPEWLKAYEALPSDIYRAHFTRSLYTFGGIYADIDSEAVSPLDTLVKAQRFTGAPTAFLGTMETSSHKLHGIPNAFMAASAPGHPLWLIAAQDAVDWARARSWDHSVPAPGPEYISGSVSLRRSIINYSPSVLRSPVGAENNAFHPTSNEAIAPVVLFSPEVIYPFAWDRPRPHVLTAAQECVCWMALSTFNPERCKQMTGARWVVHYWKRNWKL; from the exons ATGAGAACTGTGCGCATACCAACCAAAGCGTACATTCGTATCACAGTTGCCGCCATCCTTATGGCCTCTTTGATCGCTCTGAGCCTACTTGAATTCGGCTCCACACCTATTCGTAGTGCAATTTGCCGTTCTATATACCCCGAATATGCGAGTAAAACAGTATACACTACCGACCTCGCTCCGTCTATTAATGCTTCGTCACTTATGGCCCATTTTCTTGCGATCCGAGAGGGAAGGGCGGTTTCTTCTTCGATAGTCCCAGGCGAGATTATTCATCAAAGCTGGAAGGCGCAAGACGTGCCCCCCGTCTATCATTCACTAGTGACATCATGGCGATCCGCATACTCAAAGTGGACTTACGTACTATGGGACAATGGTGACAATCGGGCCCTAGTTGAAACTTTCTATCCGGAATGGCTTAAAGCTTATGAAGCCTTACCCTCTGATATCTATCGAGCCCACTTTACACGGAGTTT GTACACTTTTGGCGGGATATACGCTGATATTGACTCCGAAGCGGTCTCTCCTTTGGACACTCTAGTAAAAGCGCAAAGGTTCACAGGTGCTCCAACAGCATTCCTGGGTACAATGGAAACCTCATCCCACAAACTGCACGGAATACCGAACGCATTTATGGCTGCTTCGGCTCCCGGGCATCCTTTATGGCTTATAGCCGCGCAAGACGCCGTTGATTGGGCTCGAGCGAGAAGCTGGGATCATTCCGTTCCAGCTCCGGGGCCTG AATATATCTCTGGTTCAGTTTCGTTACGACGATCCATCATCAATTACTCGCCCTCCGTACTCCGGTCCCCCGTCGGCGCAGAAAATAACGCGTTTCATCCTACTTCCAACGAAGCTATTGCTCCTGTGGTGCTGTTTTCACCCGAGGTTATCTATCCTTTTGCTTGGGATCGGCCACGACCGCATGTCTTGACCGCAGCTCAAGAATGTGTATGCTGGATGGCACTGTCGACATTCAACCCAGAAAGATGTAAGCAGATGACTGGGGCGCGATGGGTTGTGCACTACTGGAAACGCAACTGGAAACTCTGA